From Mycoplasmopsis gallinacea, the proteins below share one genomic window:
- the rsmD gene encoding 16S rRNA (guanine(966)-N(2))-methyltransferase RsmD, which yields MLRIISGKYRNRKIEQPPLETSRPTMDKVKESIFSSIQFKIVDKTFLDLFSGSGSMAIEAVSRGASSVTLLELNNVAFNIIKKNISSLKIDNINAIKKDSLLFLQNTNETFDFVFIDAPYANYALLNDSLKLIAKRNILNEDGEIIVETNKVSEVIIPEGLRVFKSKRYGKVDILYITHE from the coding sequence ATGCTAAGAATTATTTCAGGAAAATATCGCAATCGTAAAATTGAGCAACCACCACTTGAAACTTCTAGACCTACAATGGATAAGGTAAAAGAATCAATTTTCTCAAGCATTCAGTTTAAAATTGTTGATAAAACGTTTCTAGATCTTTTTTCAGGAAGTGGTTCAATGGCAATTGAAGCAGTATCAAGAGGAGCTTCAAGTGTAACTTTGCTTGAACTTAACAATGTAGCTTTTAACATTATTAAGAAAAATATTTCGAGTTTGAAAATTGATAATATTAATGCAATCAAAAAAGATTCACTTTTATTCTTACAAAATACTAATGAAACCTTTGACTTTGTTTTTATTGATGCTCCATATGCTAACTATGCTCTTTTAAATGATTCTTTAAAGTTAATTGCCAAGCGAAATATTCTTAATGAAGATGGCGAAATTATTGTTGAAACTAATAAAGTGTCAGAAGTGATTATCCCTGAAGGTTTAAGAGTATTTAAAAGTAAAAGATATGGAAAAGTAGATATTTTATATATAACTCATGAATAA
- a CDS encoding class I SAM-dependent RNA methyltransferase: MNNLNNQVLTLKIEKITYEGLGQATLENGHKIFVYNAFTNEVVKAKIIKSNSKFSFALVEEFIEQNKSIRNEKSYNCVSSNPLINLRYEYQIELKQHYLQTLFLRNLNLDPNVLHSFYGAKNIYNYRNKATYPLFVDQNKLRYGEYRAKSNILINTDNLVLNQKSINQVLLKIVNLINLEFDHSHLDNFKEIILKTNNNNETIVCLKVIGQIDFSDHFLSKTKEIRNLIQFKIVNLDTSKEALTWTKKSFIISLLNKKFSVLDKSFFQINNEIASIMFSKIKEKISSLNQKVIVDLFCGVGTIGQLVSEESMSIFGVDIEEQSIFLANKNALKNNFTKAFYEAEDVFKSKELEKHLNSDDSFVILDPPRSGLNDALIDLIAKKGVKNIAYMSCDPRTLVRDLKRFTEVYNYKIDFVQGFDMFPNTYHIETIVFMHKND; this comes from the coding sequence ATGAATAATTTAAATAATCAAGTTTTAACACTTAAAATTGAAAAAATCACTTATGAAGGTCTAGGTCAAGCTACCCTAGAAAACGGGCATAAAATATTTGTTTATAACGCTTTTACAAACGAAGTTGTAAAAGCTAAAATTATTAAAAGCAACTCAAAATTTTCTTTTGCACTTGTAGAAGAATTTATTGAGCAAAATAAATCTATTAGAAATGAAAAATCTTACAATTGCGTCTCTTCCAACCCTTTAATTAACCTTAGATATGAATATCAAATTGAGCTTAAACAACACTACTTACAAACCTTATTTTTAAGAAATTTAAATTTAGATCCAAACGTTTTACACTCATTTTATGGGGCTAAAAACATTTATAACTACCGCAATAAAGCAACTTATCCACTTTTTGTAGACCAAAATAAACTTCGTTATGGAGAATATAGAGCAAAATCTAACATTTTGATTAATACAGATAATTTAGTTCTTAATCAGAAATCAATTAACCAAGTTTTATTAAAAATAGTTAACTTAATCAACTTGGAATTTGATCATTCTCATTTAGATAATTTCAAAGAAATAATCCTTAAAACAAACAATAATAACGAAACAATTGTTTGTTTAAAAGTTATAGGGCAAATTGATTTTAGCGACCACTTCCTTTCTAAAACCAAGGAGATTCGTAATTTAATTCAATTTAAAATTGTTAATTTAGATACTTCTAAAGAAGCTTTAACTTGAACTAAAAAGTCATTTATTATCTCTCTTTTGAATAAGAAATTTTCAGTTTTAGACAAATCATTTTTTCAAATCAACAATGAAATAGCATCTATAATGTTTTCAAAAATTAAAGAAAAAATTTCATCTTTAAATCAAAAGGTAATTGTTGATCTTTTTTGTGGAGTAGGGACAATTGGTCAACTTGTTTCTGAAGAATCTATGAGCATTTTTGGTGTTGATATAGAAGAGCAATCAATCTTTTTAGCCAATAAAAATGCGCTTAAAAATAATTTTACTAAAGCTTTTTATGAAGCTGAAGATGTGTTTAAATCTAAAGAATTAGAAAAACATTTAAATAGTGATGATAGTTTTGTTATTTTAGACCCGCCAAGAAGCGGACTTAATGACGCATTAATTGATCTTATCGCTAAAAAAGGTGTGAAAAATATAGCTTATATGTCCTGTGATCCAAGGACTTTGGTTAGAGATTTGAAAAGATTTACTGAAGTTTATAACTACAAAATTGACTTTGTACAAGGTTTTGATATGTTCCCTAATACGTATCACATTGAAACGATTGTGTTTATGCATAAGAATGATTAA
- a CDS encoding Fic family protein, translated as MRIFNYSKLKEKKWDLDVLSLVAGIYRYQGKQEFYLKEKNEELNKLIEIAKIQSTESSNEIEGIVTTKSRLKQIMEEKTTPKNRDEKEIAGYRDALNIIHNNFDIIPISKNYILQLHKILFSHLENGSGGKIKSSNNVIVANYPDGRSEVLFTPLSAFETPEALERICFEYNKVIGNAEVNPLIAIPVFIHDFLCIHPFNYGNGRISRLLTTLLLYQNGFYVGKYISLEAIIAKDKDYYYNSLNKSGANWHEGNEDPTPFIKYLLGIILSAYKSFEDRFTIIEDKIPAVEMVRKAVMQKIGRFKKQDIRELCPSLSISSIEGSLRKLVDQGDIKREGVGKSITYFRLK; from the coding sequence ATGAGAATTTTTAACTATTCCAAATTAAAAGAAAAGAAGTGGGATTTAGATGTTTTAAGTTTAGTTGCAGGTATTTACAGATATCAAGGTAAGCAAGAATTTTATCTAAAAGAAAAAAATGAGGAGTTAAACAAATTAATTGAAATTGCTAAAATACAAAGTACTGAATCGTCAAATGAAATTGAAGGAATTGTAACAACTAAAAGCAGATTAAAACAAATAATGGAAGAAAAAACAACACCAAAAAACAGAGATGAAAAAGAAATTGCGGGATACAGAGACGCTTTAAATATAATTCATAACAATTTTGACATAATACCTATTTCTAAAAACTATATTTTACAATTACATAAAATTTTGTTTAGTCATTTAGAAAATGGTTCTGGTGGAAAAATAAAAAGTTCTAATAATGTTATTGTAGCTAATTATCCTGATGGTCGTTCTGAAGTGCTATTTACTCCACTATCTGCTTTTGAGACCCCTGAAGCTTTAGAAAGAATTTGTTTTGAATATAACAAAGTAATTGGTAATGCAGAAGTAAACCCATTAATTGCTATTCCTGTTTTTATTCATGATTTTTTATGTATTCACCCATTTAATTATGGAAATGGAAGAATTAGCAGACTTCTTACTACTCTTTTGTTATACCAAAATGGTTTTTATGTTGGTAAATACATATCATTAGAAGCGATAATAGCTAAAGATAAAGATTATTACTATAATTCACTTAATAAATCAGGTGCAAATTGACATGAAGGCAATGAAGATCCAACGCCTTTTATCAAATATCTTTTAGGCATTATTTTATCTGCGTATAAAAGTTTTGAGGATCGATTTACTATTATTGAAGATAAAATACCGGCTGTGGAAATGGTGAGAAAAGCTGTTATGCAAAAAATAGGAAGATTTAAAAAGCAAGATATAAGAGAGCTTTGTCCTTCGTTAAGTATTAGTTCAATTGAAGGTTCACTTAGAAAGTTAGTAGACCAAGGTGATATTAAAAGAGAAGGTGTTGGTAAATCCATAACTTATTTTAGATTAAAGTAG
- a CDS encoding MFS transporter, whose translation MKTTWKTNLIKYISAISVSSIGSEAFKLGSSLYIYKITGDFWFVTMMYLLIQLPSVIVYLLSSKIINLFKDKTILFVSDIISSLVLFILLIVQFFLSEKLNSNEFSIILIIVSCLLGFIHSYRFIHLKNILYYVAPDEKALSKFNLGNSLSLSISFVLSPIFSLFIYKSLPFYCLVIFNIFTYIASSMFYLSIKTSKLAYIFDKDFNDNINVEKSKKIKFYSWMFILLFSVVIGIILYPKQSGLIQFFKYTEKYEYNEWSFFLTICMSFFGMVGVIIGFIISHFSKSKNYLNPATIILSIATLNIVWIFISLSRNMLVTLVVYIVINSFQQLLFSLALPIFYNISYQIFDKKKFHMQNGISLTIRIVVSSLFIILFTWINNLLSYFWAFLTYSLILLVISLLIYVFYFMLFANKDKYYSNKNIYDRYLEYSKYGLWNSEKNIVSNYFPDREKDFKILDIGCGMGRTTFALKKLYPNSQIDAIDISEEFIQYCNSLKENNRIKFYHQSITSSFKGSRKYDLIIFPFNGFTNIIKEKEIHKTFQNIYKLLKNDGVFILTTHYLYSKPEYENYWKNIVKIDELELFDDKKVLTTTEFGVSISNRFYSVKNIINLANTHNFVVDKMFNRNEEEEPDWVKTISTPVTFYCLKKKGVK comes from the coding sequence ATGAAAACTACTTGAAAAACGAATCTAATTAAATATATATCAGCAATTTCTGTGTCTTCAATAGGTTCAGAAGCTTTTAAATTAGGTTCATCTTTGTATATATACAAAATTACTGGTGATTTTTGATTTGTGACAATGATGTATTTACTCATTCAATTACCATCTGTTATTGTTTATCTATTATCTTCTAAGATTATTAATTTATTCAAAGATAAAACAATCTTATTTGTATCTGACATCATTAGTTCATTGGTTCTTTTTATTTTGTTAATTGTTCAGTTCTTTTTGTCTGAAAAATTAAATTCAAATGAATTTTCTATAATTTTAATAATTGTTAGTTGTCTTTTAGGGTTTATCCATTCTTATAGATTTATTCACTTAAAAAACATTTTGTATTATGTGGCTCCGGATGAAAAAGCGCTATCAAAATTTAATTTAGGTAACTCACTTTCTCTTTCTATTTCTTTTGTGTTGTCACCAATTTTTTCATTGTTTATATATAAGAGTCTGCCTTTTTATTGTTTAGTGATATTTAATATTTTTACTTATATAGCATCATCTATGTTTTATTTAAGTATCAAAACAAGTAAATTGGCTTATATTTTTGATAAAGATTTTAACGATAATATAAATGTTGAAAAAAGTAAAAAGATAAAGTTTTATTCATGGATGTTCATTTTATTATTTTCCGTTGTAATAGGAATTATTTTATATCCTAAACAAAGTGGATTGATTCAATTTTTTAAATATACAGAGAAATATGAATATAACGAATGAAGTTTCTTTTTAACTATCTGTATGTCGTTTTTTGGAATGGTAGGAGTTATCATTGGTTTTATAATTAGCCATTTTTCAAAAAGCAAAAATTATTTAAATCCGGCAACAATAATTTTATCTATTGCCACACTCAATATAGTTTGAATATTTATATCATTATCTCGTAATATGCTTGTTACACTGGTTGTTTATATTGTTATAAATTCCTTCCAACAATTGTTATTTAGTTTGGCATTACCTATTTTTTATAATATTTCATATCAAATATTTGATAAAAAGAAATTCCATATGCAAAACGGAATTTCACTAACAATAAGAATTGTCGTAAGCTCTCTTTTTATAATATTATTCACTTGAATAAACAATTTATTAAGTTATTTCTGAGCATTCTTGACTTATTCATTGATACTTTTAGTTATTTCATTATTAATTTATGTATTTTATTTCATGCTTTTTGCCAATAAAGATAAATATTATAGTAATAAAAACATCTACGATAGATATTTAGAATATAGTAAATATGGTTTGTGAAATTCAGAAAAAAATATAGTGTCTAATTATTTTCCTGATAGAGAAAAAGATTTTAAAATTTTAGATATTGGTTGTGGAATGGGTAGAACAACATTTGCGCTTAAAAAGCTATATCCGAATTCTCAAATTGATGCTATTGACATTTCTGAAGAGTTTATTCAATATTGCAATTCTTTAAAAGAAAATAACAGGATTAAATTTTATCATCAAAGCATAACATCGAGTTTTAAAGGTAGTCGAAAATACGATTTAATAATATTTCCATTTAATGGTTTCACTAATATTATTAAAGAAAAAGAAATCCACAAAACCTTTCAAAATATTTATAAATTGTTAAAAAATGATGGTGTTTTTATTTTGACAACACATTATTTATACTCAAAACCAGAATATGAAAATTATTGAAAAAATATTGTAAAAATAGATGAATTAGAGCTATTTGATGATAAAAAAGTGTTAACAACAACAGAATTTGGCGTCTCAATTTCTAATAGGTTTTATTCTGTGAAAAACATTATAAATTTAGCAAATACACACAATTTTGTTGTAGATAAAATGTTCAATAGGAATGAAGAAGAAGAACCGGATTGAGTAAAAACTATTTCTACACCTGTTACTTTTTATTGTTTAAAAAAGAAAGGTGTCAAATAA
- a CDS encoding M13 family metallopeptidase, with protein sequence MNSKLIKNDFFDAVNKEWLDKTEIPSDRSAYGSFIILDIELEKLLKNLSNDWATGKADLPNDQRIHEYVKFYRMLTDWEKREALGMNPLKPIIETIESLKSFAEVDQNYIELAKKLRSMPYEIYSYSDFEDSSVNVLWLGIPGIILPDKKDYANEKKKEELLGKYQEVATKLLVKYGKSASEASKIVENALKFDALLVEAQLSSEERAIVKNYYNPYTLDQVTEQFGFSVAKISKHLTKKDLQKVILGNPYIFEQFPKIFNEQNFEIYRDYLIVDNIFANAQYLDEDTRVLAGEYSRFISGVKEAKPKEKAAYLTAMSFFKMPIGLYYGLTYFGPKAKADVEKMIQNMIQVYQERLEKNTFLSPETIKKAILKLNSLNVMIGYPDEIESYYDKYKTKTFEENGSIIDNILSFSAISHEYNLAKCGEKVNKKIWSMTPAMVNAYYSPTTNSIVFPAGILQKPFYSLEQSSSANFGGIGTVIAHEISHGFDNNGALFDEKGNMKNWWTEEDFAKFKEKTQAMIDLFDGEEIEVGKCNGKLTVSENIADAGGFACALEAAKREKDYNPRKFFENYAEIWKLKYTEKTAKLLLQTDVHAPVKLRTNIQLKNNLDFQKEYEISEGDKMYLAPEKMVKIW encoded by the coding sequence ATGAATTCAAAACTAATTAAAAATGACTTTTTTGATGCAGTAAATAAAGAATGATTAGATAAAACAGAAATTCCTTCAGATCGTTCTGCATATGGTTCATTTATCATTTTGGATATTGAATTAGAAAAATTATTAAAGAATTTATCTAATGATTGAGCTACAGGTAAAGCAGATCTCCCAAATGATCAAAGAATTCACGAATACGTGAAATTTTATAGAATGCTTACAGATTGAGAAAAAAGAGAAGCTCTTGGAATGAATCCTCTTAAACCAATTATTGAAACTATCGAATCTTTAAAATCATTTGCTGAAGTTGACCAAAATTACATCGAACTTGCTAAAAAACTTAGATCAATGCCTTATGAAATTTACAGCTATTCAGATTTTGAAGATAGCTCAGTAAATGTTTTATGATTAGGGATTCCAGGAATTATCCTTCCAGATAAAAAAGATTATGCTAATGAAAAGAAAAAAGAAGAACTTTTAGGTAAATATCAAGAAGTTGCTACTAAATTATTAGTTAAATATGGAAAAAGCGCATCAGAAGCAAGTAAAATCGTTGAAAATGCCCTTAAATTTGATGCTTTATTAGTAGAAGCTCAGCTCTCAAGTGAAGAAAGAGCTATTGTTAAAAACTACTACAACCCTTACACATTAGACCAAGTTACAGAGCAATTTGGATTTAGCGTAGCTAAAATTTCTAAGCATTTAACTAAAAAAGATTTACAAAAAGTTATTTTAGGAAACCCATATATTTTTGAACAATTCCCAAAAATCTTTAATGAGCAAAACTTTGAAATTTACAGAGACTACTTAATTGTAGATAATATCTTCGCAAATGCTCAATATTTAGATGAAGACACAAGAGTGCTTGCTGGTGAATATTCAAGATTTATCTCAGGTGTTAAGGAAGCTAAACCTAAAGAAAAAGCTGCTTACTTAACAGCTATGTCATTTTTCAAAATGCCTATTGGGCTTTACTATGGACTTACATATTTTGGACCTAAAGCTAAAGCTGATGTTGAAAAAATGATCCAAAATATGATCCAAGTTTACCAAGAACGTTTAGAAAAAAATACTTTCTTAAGCCCTGAAACAATTAAAAAAGCTATTTTAAAATTAAATTCACTTAATGTAATGATTGGTTATCCAGATGAAATTGAAAGCTACTATGACAAGTACAAAACAAAAACATTTGAGGAAAATGGAAGCATCATTGATAACATTTTAAGTTTTAGTGCAATTTCTCATGAATATAACCTAGCAAAATGTGGTGAAAAAGTTAATAAGAAAATTTGATCAATGACACCTGCTATGGTTAATGCTTACTATAGTCCAACTACAAACTCAATTGTTTTCCCAGCCGGAATCTTACAAAAACCTTTTTACTCACTCGAACAAAGTAGCAGTGCTAACTTTGGTGGAATCGGAACTGTTATTGCTCACGAAATTTCACACGGATTTGATAACAATGGTGCCCTTTTTGATGAAAAAGGAAATATGAAAAACTGATGAACCGAAGAAGATTTTGCTAAATTTAAAGAAAAAACTCAGGCAATGATTGATCTTTTTGATGGAGAAGAAATTGAAGTTGGAAAATGCAATGGTAAATTAACTGTTTCAGAAAACATCGCTGATGCTGGTGGATTTGCTTGCGCATTAGAAGCTGCAAAAAGAGAAAAAGATTATAACCCAAGAAAATTCTTTGAAAATTATGCTGAAATTTGAAAATTAAAATACACAGAAAAAACAGCTAAATTATTACTTCAAACAGATGTTCATGCACCGGTTAAATTAAGAACAAATATTCAACTTAAAAACAACCTTGATTTCCAAAAAGAGTATGAAATTTCTGAAGGTGATAAAATGTATTTAGCGCCTGAAAAAATGGTAAAAATTTGATAA
- a CDS encoding ATP-dependent Clp protease ATP-binding subunit — protein sequence MNMSYEKEEKALVKYGKNLTKLAEANKLDPVIGRDDEIRRMIRILSRKTKNNPVLVGEPGVGKTAIVEGLAHKIIEGQVPENLKNAEVIEIDLPALIAGASYQGEFEKRLKQLLKEVEESKDELILFIDEIHMLIGTGKTGSNSGMDAANIIKPLMARGMLHLVGATTFDEYRKYIESDAALERRMQKIDVEEPNVESTITILRGIKERLEHYHKVKISDDALIAAAKLSNRYITDRFLPDKAIDLVDEAAATIKTEMNFEPEVLEKLKQEKIKLEMEKIALRDSKNQAARVQELTNLIKIGDEKIAQLEKQWKTEKEKVNELSQLQKRLSDLKFSFQNAQNEGNFELASKIKYSDIPKIEKQIEEIEFAKNSANALLKDIVLEEDIAKIISKWTKIPIKKLIETEKNKLINLEKELNNEIMGQKQAIDLVSRAILRTKANINDPNKPLASFLFLGPTGVGKTELARKLALQLFDSEKQMIRLDMSEYMEKHSVAKIIGAPPGYVGFDEGGHLAERIRKNPYTILLLDEIEKAHPDVLNVFLQLLDNGMIRDSKGKIINCRNLIVIMTSNLGAKEIIENKGPLSDKEVKVILTQFLRPEFINRIDEIICFNPLSKDNVKAIIKIELDKLVKRIKEAKNIDLTYTDKVINKVLDDAFDPEYGARPIKRYIQKRIESVIALRIIEKDLHDTKVELNVKDNEFEI from the coding sequence ATGAATATGAGTTATGAAAAAGAAGAAAAAGCATTAGTTAAATATGGTAAAAACTTAACTAAACTTGCTGAAGCAAACAAACTTGATCCAGTTATTGGTAGAGATGATGAAATTCGTAGAATGATTCGGATTTTAAGTAGGAAAACTAAAAATAACCCTGTTTTAGTTGGAGAACCTGGGGTTGGTAAAACAGCTATTGTTGAAGGACTTGCTCATAAAATAATTGAAGGTCAAGTTCCTGAAAACTTAAAAAATGCTGAAGTTATTGAAATTGATCTTCCTGCATTAATTGCTGGTGCATCTTACCAAGGTGAATTTGAAAAAAGATTGAAACAATTATTAAAAGAAGTTGAAGAAAGTAAAGATGAACTTATTTTATTTATTGATGAAATTCATATGTTAATTGGTACAGGTAAAACTGGTTCAAATTCAGGAATGGATGCTGCTAACATCATTAAACCTTTAATGGCTAGAGGGATGCTTCATTTAGTAGGTGCAACAACTTTTGATGAATATCGTAAATACATAGAAAGTGATGCAGCTTTAGAAAGAAGAATGCAAAAAATAGATGTCGAAGAACCAAATGTTGAAAGTACAATTACTATTTTAAGAGGGATTAAAGAAAGATTAGAACACTACCATAAAGTTAAAATCTCTGATGATGCTCTTATTGCTGCTGCTAAATTATCTAATAGATATATTACAGATAGATTTTTACCTGATAAAGCAATCGATTTAGTCGATGAAGCAGCTGCAACAATTAAAACTGAAATGAACTTTGAACCTGAAGTTCTTGAAAAACTTAAACAAGAAAAAATAAAACTTGAAATGGAAAAAATTGCGCTTAGAGATAGTAAAAATCAAGCCGCAAGAGTTCAAGAGTTAACTAACTTAATTAAAATAGGTGATGAAAAAATTGCTCAATTAGAAAAACAATGAAAAACTGAGAAAGAAAAAGTGAATGAGCTTTCACAACTTCAAAAAAGACTTTCAGATTTAAAATTTAGTTTCCAAAATGCTCAAAATGAAGGGAATTTTGAATTAGCTTCAAAAATTAAATATAGCGACATTCCTAAAATCGAAAAACAAATTGAGGAAATTGAATTTGCTAAAAATAGTGCTAATGCATTATTAAAAGACATTGTTTTAGAAGAAGATATTGCCAAAATTATTTCTAAATGAACTAAAATTCCAATTAAAAAATTAATTGAAACTGAAAAAAATAAATTAATTAACTTAGAAAAAGAATTAAATAATGAAATTATGGGTCAAAAACAAGCTATTGATTTAGTTTCTCGGGCTATTTTAAGAACTAAAGCTAATATTAATGACCCAAATAAACCACTTGCTAGTTTCTTATTCTTAGGACCAACAGGAGTTGGTAAAACTGAACTTGCAAGAAAATTAGCACTTCAATTATTTGATAGCGAAAAACAAATGATTCGTCTTGATATGTCTGAATATATGGAAAAACACAGCGTAGCTAAAATAATTGGAGCTCCTCCAGGTTATGTCGGTTTTGACGAAGGAGGGCATTTAGCTGAAAGAATTAGAAAAAATCCTTATACAATTTTACTTCTTGATGAAATTGAAAAAGCTCATCCAGATGTGTTAAATGTGTTCTTACAACTTTTAGATAATGGGATGATTCGTGATTCAAAAGGTAAAATTATCAACTGTCGTAATTTAATTGTTATTATGACTTCAAATTTAGGGGCTAAAGAAATTATCGAAAACAAAGGACCTCTTTCAGATAAAGAAGTTAAAGTAATTCTCACTCAGTTCTTAAGACCAGAATTTATCAATAGAATTGATGAAATCATTTGCTTTAACCCATTATCTAAAGATAATGTAAAAGCTATCATTAAAATTGAACTTGATAAATTAGTAAAAAGAATTAAAGAAGCCAAAAACATTGATTTAACTTATACAGATAAAGTTATTAATAAAGTTTTAGATGATGCTTTTGACCCTGAATACGGTGCTCGTCCAATTAAAAGATACATTCAAAAAAGAATTGAAAGTGTTATTGCTCTTAGAATTATTGAAAAAGACTTGCACGATACCAAAGTTGAATTGAATGTAAAAGATAATGAATTTGAAATTTAA
- a CDS encoding AEC family transporter — MLETLKAVMSNSQLWGAILSTILIVALGFTLVKIKVFKAEWKGVLNAIVLKVALPALAISGFMKTATIKELQEQGVVLGISVAFYAILCLIAFVWVNYSNKKVSSKITDNSIVQTIGGENVSQGKALVIWMMLIFGSTTFFGLPIIKSVYNSGVPAANIWSIPYRVFLYSYCFMLMAGLKFDRANITKSLKTALLNPIVIGTFVGLICYLSGLIPAKIFQSANEKEKLLLDLTFQ; from the coding sequence ATGTTAGAAACATTAAAAGCTGTTATGTCCAATTCGCAATTATGGGGAGCAATCTTATCAACAATTTTAATTGTTGCTTTAGGATTTACTCTTGTTAAAATCAAAGTATTTAAAGCTGAATGAAAAGGTGTTTTAAATGCGATTGTTTTAAAAGTAGCTCTTCCTGCACTTGCTATTTCAGGATTTATGAAAACAGCTACAATTAAAGAGCTTCAAGAGCAAGGAGTTGTTCTTGGTATCTCTGTTGCATTTTATGCAATTCTTTGTTTAATAGCTTTTGTTTGAGTAAATTACTCAAACAAAAAAGTATCTTCAAAAATTACAGATAACTCAATTGTGCAAACAATTGGTGGTGAAAATGTATCTCAAGGAAAAGCCCTTGTTATTTGAATGATGCTTATCTTTGGAAGCACAACATTCTTTGGACTTCCAATTATTAAATCAGTATATAACTCTGGAGTACCAGCAGCTAATATCTGATCAATTCCATATAGAGTATTTTTATACTCATACTGCTTTATGCTTATGGCAGGGTTAAAATTTGACCGTGCAAATATTACAAAATCATTAAAAACTGCTCTTTTAAATCCTATTGTTATTGGAACATTTGTAGGGCTTATTTGTTATTTAAGTGGTTTAATTCCTGCAAAAATTTTCCAAAGTGCAAATGAAAAGGAAAAATTGTTGCTTGATTTGACCTTTCAGTAA
- a CDS encoding AEC family transporter, which yields MTLATSNLASAAKNKWVWIFAVLKLVALPAMVFGVFWALNAGALVTKAVAASMVIFAAVPPATVVIAYAMQYKNNEQFAAECSALTTLLAIVAIPFWIFICEVAFR from the coding sequence ATGACTTTAGCAACTTCAAACCTTGCTTCAGCTGCTAAAAATAAATGAGTATGAATTTTTGCTGTTTTAAAATTAGTAGCTCTTCCAGCTATGGTATTCGGAGTGTTCTGAGCCTTAAATGCAGGTGCATTAGTGACAAAAGCAGTTGCAGCTTCAATGGTTATTTTTGCTGCAGTTCCACCTGCTACAGTTGTTATTGCTTACGCAATGCAATATAAAAACAATGAACAATTTGCAGCTGAGTGCTCTGCTTTAACAACACTTCTTGCAATTGTTGCAATCCCATTCTGAATCTTCATTTGTGAAGTAGCTTTTAGATAA